GTATTTCCAGATGCTGCACACCCTATGGCGACACTTTGCGCGCTTGTCTCTGTGCTAGCTACGCTATATCACGACCACAAAGAAATGGACGATGAGGACGACTACCAAACAATGGCAAATCGCATAATCGCCAAAATCCCAACGATGATAGCGTTTTGCTATCGCAATTCTGTGGGTGCGCCTTTTATCGACCCAGATGTGAGTAAAAGCTATGTGGAGAATTTCTTATATATGCTTAGGGCGTATCCACACGGCAGGTTTAAGCACACCACAAAAGGCGAGCTAGAAACTACACCGCTTGAGGTAGAAGCCCTAGATAAAATCCTTATCTTGCACGCTGACCACGGGCAAAACGCTTCTACCACTACCGTGCGCAATGTCGCTTCCACAGGTGTGCATCCTTATGCGGCTATCGCTTCAGGGATAAACGCGCTATGGGGACCAGCACACGGTGGGGCAAACGAAGCAGTGCTAACCCAGCTAGCCCAAATCGGCGATGTCAAAAATGTCGAAAAATTTGTCGCAAAAGCAAAGGACAAAAACGACCCATTTAGGCTAATGGGCTTTGGGCATCGTGTCTATAAAAGCTATGACCCACGCGCAAAAGCGATAAAAAGCCTAAAAAATGAGCTTGACAAAAAGGGCATAAAAATGAATGCAAAACTTAGTGATATAGCCGAGCGTCTAGAGGAAGTCGCGCTAAGTGATGACTACTTCAAAGAGCGCGGATTGTATCCAAATGTGGATTTTTATAGTGGAATCATTCTAACCGCGCTAAAAATCCCCACAACGCTATTTACACCGATATTTGTGCTAGGGAGAATGCCGGGGTGGTGTGCACAGCTAATTGAGCATATCAAAAACCCACACGCTAGAATCACTCGCCCAAGACAAGTCTATCAAGGCAAATAAATCTAGGGTAAAATCAGTGGCGAGTAAATCAATAGGGTGGCGTGAGTTTAGGGCGATTTTGGCAAAATCTAAAAAGTCAAGAATCGCCAAGAATCGCCAAGAATCGTTAGGCAAAGATTGCCAAACAAAAATCGCCAAATGAAAATCCTAAAAGCCTTATAAGAATCGTGAGCTAAAAATCGTAGATTCTAAAATCGCTAGCTTGAAAACGCTAGGCTAAAAGGTGCTAAGCCAAAATCCAAAACTTATTTGAGTTTGGATTTTGGCTTTTTTTGTGCATTTTTGTATCGTGGTGATTTGCTATGGTTGGTTTTTTTCTGTTTTTGAGAGATTTTCTAAAGAAACTGCGCTTTGTTTGTTTTGCCAAAAAAAACAGAAAGGCTTTTTAAAGAACTTCGGCTTTGCCTTGCTTCTAAAGAAGCTTTCGTTATTTTGAGGTTTAGTATGGGTTGATTCCCGTCATTGCGAACAAATGCGTTAGCATTTGCGTAGCAATCCATATCTTTTTCTTTGAGTTATAGATTGCCACGCTCGTTTCGCTCGCAATGATGGGAATCAACACGCCCCCAAACCCCCCTCCGCAGAGGGAGGGGGCTTTAAGAGAGTCAAACACGGTTACTCTAAGGGAGGGAGCTTTTAAAGTCGCAAACACCTCCGCTAGAATTTTATCATTTGGGGAGTGGGTTTTTGAAATAGCAAACCAAATTAGTTTGTCATACTTAAGGTTTGGCACAAACCTTAAGTATGACAAATAACTTTCAAATAGATTTTTACAAATCTATGCCTTTTTCTATGCTTTTTGCAATCTTGTATGATTCTTTGAGATATTTTGCTTGTCCTCAATATGACAACAGAAAAAGAGTAGGCAAAATCTGGTATTTGTTATCTTAAGCGTAGCCAAGTATCTAAAGCAAAAATCAAGTAGATATATTTTGGTTTCTTACGAAGCCTCAATATAACAAACTTAACCTTAGCTAATTACTTCAAGCATTGCTTCAAACAACCAAACAAAATCATCACAAAATAATTTTAAAATATTTTGAAACACAACGCAAAATATAAAAAAGCAAAATCATCTAAAGCCACAAAAACCACAAAAATCAAAACTCTCTAAATGTGGTATTCATTGCTCTCATCATCTATTTCTATCTTCTTTTTGTGTGGTAGTCTATCTTCGGCATAGGCTATGATTTTGCCTGCGATATTTTGCAGTGCGACTACTTCATCGACTGCGCCTGCTTCGATTGCTTGCTTTGGCATACCAAACACCGTGCAAGTGGCTTCATCTTGGGCGATTGTATATGCGCCGTTTTTGTGTAGCTCTTTTATGCCGATAGAGCCATCATCGCCCATACCTGTGAGGATTATCCCTAGTGCGCTTCTCCCTGCAGCGTTATTAGCTGCGCGGAAAAGTATATCCACGCTTGGCAGATGACGAGAGATTCTAGGACCTTCACAAGGGCTAGCATAGTATTTGCCCGCTTCACAGCCGATTTTTAGCTGCATACCTGCTTTGGCGATATAAGCACAATCGTGCTTTAGAATCTCTTTTTTGTCTAGCTCGCTTACTGTGATTTTGGATTTGGTATCTAGGCGAAGTGCGAGGGACTTTGAAAACCCCTCTTGTGTATGCTGGACGATGAGTATAGGTGGCAAGTTTGCGCCTGCTGGGAGTGCGCTAAGCACTACTTCTAGGGCTTGGGGGCCGCCTGTGGAAGAGCCTATGACTACGAGCTTTTCTCGTCCTATGGGCGAGGGCTGGGACTTCAAAAACGCATCGGGGTGGAGCTTTTCTTGCAAGTTTTTTATCTTTGGACTCTCTATCATATCACTCTCTTTTGTTGAAGTCGTTATTCTTTTATCTTTATGTAGGTTTTGTTGCCTAGTCGCTCGACTTTGTCCTTTAGCCCTAGCAAGTCTTCAGCGTGTCCTAGATAAAATGTCCCACCCATCTTTAGATGCGCAAAAAGTTTGTGAAGTATTTTTTCTTGGTCGGCGATTTTGAAATAAATCAAAATATTGCGACAAAAAATTATATCAAAGTCGTTTTTGCCAAAGGGATATTTCTCATCAAAAAGATTTAGGTTTTGAAATTTTAGCATAGATTTTAGCTCTGGTTTTGCTTGGATTTGTAGCGTGCCGTTTGGATTTTCACATATAGTGTCAAAGTATTTTTCCATATTTACCCAATTTGGCAAGTGTAGCTTTGGATTGAAAGTGAAAATCCCTTCTTTTGCAAGCTGCAAGACTTTGGTGTCAATATCTGTGGCGATAATTTCTATATCGCTTGATGAGCGGTAGATTTCTTTGGCATAAAGTGCGGTGGCTGCAATAGAGTATGGCTCTTCGCCTGTGGAGGAAGCAGCACAATAGATTTTGATACGAAAATGGCTATTAAATAGCTGTGGCATCGCTCTATCAAGCATATCTTGGAAATGCACTTTTTCGCGGAAAAAGTCGGTTTTGTTTGTGGTAAAAGCATTGATAAAAAGCTGTCTAGCTTGAGCGTTTTGGCTAGCGATGTCTAAAATATCTTGCACACTTTGGGCGTGGCTAAAGATAGGATTGCGAGTGAGGGAATCTAGGCGATTTTTCATCATCGTTTGTTTAGAGTTGTTCTCTAGGTGGATTCCTGTTAGCTCATAGAGATAGCTTTGGATTTTCCTAAAGGATTTTACTATGTCATCGGGTTGCAAAATCTCTCCTTAAAGTTGTCTTTGGCTTTGATTCTTTTGCTTTAGAGTTGTCTTTGCTTTGTCAATTCTTTGTTGGTTTTTGTCAAACAAAGTTTTATATTGTAGCAAGAATTTTGCAATATTTTTTTCACATTGCTTTCACTTTAGCAAACTATAATGCAAATTTTACTAAGATTCTTTCTTTATTTCACACTTAACTCTAAAGGAGAATCTATGCCGTTATTAGATAGTTTTAAGGTAGACCACACCATTATGCCAGCCCCTGCTGTGCGGCTTGCTAAGACTATGGAAACGCCAAAGGGCGACAAAGTTTGCGTGTTTGACTTGCGTTTTTGCAAGCCAAATGAAGAGATTTTGAGCGAGCGCGGGATTCACACGCTAGAGCACCTTTTTGCAGGGTTTATGCGAGAGCATTTAAACACACCAAATGTCGAAATCATCGATATTTCGCCTATGGGTTGTCGCACGGGATTTTATATGAGCGTGATTGGCACACCTAGTGATGAGAGCGTCAAAGAAGCGTGGGAGGCGAGTATGAAAGATATTTTGCGAACCGATAAAATTCCAGAGGCAAATAAATTTCAATGTGGCACATATCAAATGCACTCACTCAAAGAAGCCCAAGACATCGCTAATGACACGCTAAATAAGGGGATAGGCATAATGGATACCCAAAAGCTTTTGTTAAAAGAGTTTGCGTAAAAAGTTTATGCTAGGAATCTAGCTAGATTTTGGCGGCAAGAATCTTTTAGCTTTTTTAGCATTCTTTTGCTTTTGGGTGTTTTGGCTTTGCTTTTGACTTTTGGTGTGCCAAATAATAGTGTGCCAAATAATAGTGTGCGAAGTAAAATCAAAATGTGATTTCCAAAATGGATTTAAGGAATGTGTAAAATGAGGTTTTTAGGATTCTTGCGATTTTGTAGTGCGCTAGGCGAGATGCTTTTAGCACTAGCTGTGCTAGGATTTGTCGCATTGGAGTTTGGGGCTTGTGCAAAGCCATACAATAGCGAGCGCGTAGGCAAAGAAATATCACTTGGAGAAAATCTACGCAACACCCTAAAAGGCGAAGTGGCACTCCCACATACCAATGCCAAAAAAGATAGCACCAAACAAGACGTAAGCGCACAAAAAAGCGATAATGGCTTAGACTATGTCGAAAGCCTGCTTTTCCTCATCAATGATAATAGACTAAAATCCTTGCTCCAAACCGCACTACAAAACAACACAAATATCCTAACGCTTACTTCTCAAATCGCCCAAGCAAGGGAATCTCTAGGGCTTGCAAATGCAAATATGCTACCTAAGCTATCATTTAATATGGGGCATAATTTTTCAAGCGGAAATTACAGCAGATACCAAATAAACTACAATCAAAACACACTAAATGCCAATCTATCGCTATCGTGGGAGATTGATTTGTTTGGCAAACTAAACTCACTGCGCAAATCTCAAAAATATCAATACCTTGCCACTATCTCAAACCTAGAAGCCGCAAAGGTAAGCCTAATAGGCGAAATAGCTACCAACTACTACACGCTTATAAAAACACACAATGCGCGACTTCGAGCCGAGCAAATCCTGCAAAATAATGAGAGAATCCTATCTCTTTCAAGGGAAAAATACGAGCTAGGCTTGCTAGATATTTCTACCCTTAGCCCGCTTGTAAGCTCACTCTCTACTGCCAAATCCAATCTAAACGCCCTAAAGCTACAAGAAGAGCAGACAAGAAACGCTCTTTTGGTGCTACTAAATAGCTTAGATTCTGCGATTTTAGATGAAATAATCCAAAGTGAGGAGGTGGTGGAATTTAGCGAAGCAAAAATCCCTATTATATCAGAGCTTCCTCAAGAGATTTTGTTAAATAGAGAAGATGTAAAATCAAGCATTGCCACGCTAAATGCGCAAATTATGCTAAAAGATTCCAAAAAAGCCGCGCTTTTCCCCACTATCTCGCTTGGTGGGAGTTTGGGACAGATTTTATATTCTACAAGGGGGGCGGGCAGTCTTATTTGGCAGATTACAAGCTCGCTTACTGCCCCGCTACTAAACCGCGCAACGCTTACCAAAGACTACAAAATCCAAAAAGAATCTACAAAACAAGCCTACTACACGCTAGAAAACACTCTCCGCACTGCACTAGGCGAAGTCGAAAACGCACTAACACAAGTAAATACCGCAAAAGATTCCTTAAAAGCACAAATGCAAAGTTTTGCTATCTCAAAAGAGCTAATCGACACTGCACACAATAGCTACACGCTGGGAATGCAAAATGAGGACACTTACCTTAGCCAAGAAAACACATTTCTAAACGCATATCAAAGCCTTGATGAAGCAAAATTTGCCCAAGTAAATGCCATAATCGTGCTGTATAAGGCATTTGGTGGGAAGCTAACCTCGCCAAATATACCAAACGCGCTATCATCAAATGAGGTTGTCCAAAATACACAATAACTCACTATTGCAAAAGTAATTAAATAGACTAAAGCAAAAGCACAAAAATAAAACCACAAGCAATAGTGCAAAAATATACACAAAAATGCAAAATTGGTATTTTTGTGTATATTTTTGCGTTTTTCTCATTATGTGCTGGATTTTAAGAGATTGTGAAAATTATTTGCATTTTTTGTGAAAATTTATAAATTTTTAAGCTAGAAAACATAATAATTCGCGCTTTATATCTTTATGCTTTTGCATAAATTTAAGGATACCAAATGTCTCTCCTCACAAATAATAGCACCCAAAAAACTTCTCTCAAAAAGACTTCACAAAGCACAAAACAAGCCCCAAACATCACAAAACTTATGAGTTCTGCTATGTTTGTAGCGATTTTTTCTACCGCACTTACTGCAAATAACCTACTCGCAAGCAATTTAGTTGCGGGGGGGGGGGGGGCGATAATTCTCTAATCCCACAAAAATCTAAGCAAGATTTTATGCAGGATTTTACACAAAATAATTCTGCCAAAAACGACTCAACTAAGAATGATTCCACAAAAGAAGTGGATAAAGAAGTAGATTTGGCAGATTCTGCTCTAGGGCAAACTACCACCGATACAAACCACAACCTACAAAATCCACACCTTAGCGATGACTTCATAAGAGCACCCAAAAACGACTCAAAAAATGACAACATAGAAACGCACACTTTAGAAAGAGTAACCACTTATAGCACAGCAAAATCTCAAAGAGAGATTTTTGATGAAAATAACAATATCGCTTCTGTCAGCGGGGAAGCACTCCAAAAGCTAAATATCCAAAATTCAAAAGATTTAAGCCAAGTGTTCTCTGGACTTTATATCACAAATTCAGGCGGTAGCGCGTATCCAAGTATCACTTTTAGGGGATTGCATACAAGCTATTATTATAGTCCTAGTATGCGGCTATATGTCGATGGTGTCCCACAAGATATTTTCTTTATCAATCAAGAATTGCTAGATGTAGAAAATGTCGAAATTTTTAAAGGAATGAGTGGCACACTCTATGGCGAAAATGCCCAAGCAGGAATAATATCTATAAATTCAAACTTCATTAGCAACAAAACCAAAGCAACGCTAAGCACAACTTTTGGCAATCTTGATAGAACCGTTATGGGTAGCGCAAGCGGGAGTATCATAAAGGACAAATTATATGCCAAGCTAAGTTTTAAGCATAGCGATTTTTTAGGACAAGTAAAAGACTCACAAACAGGGGCAAAAGCCGATACTTCTAGCTCAAATCTAGCTCGCGCTTCGCTTTCTTATGATGATGGCAAATATTATGCGGGTTTAGATTATTTTTTTGACAAAAGCACAAATCACGACTTTTTCTACCTAAGCGATAGCGAGCTAACAAGCAAAGATAATCTTACGCATAATTTTGGCACTTATGGTGTGCCAAGTATTTATCGCACTATCCAAACCTACGCCCTAAAGGCAGGCTACCAAAGCGAAAATATCAATCTAAGAAATGTCTTTAGCGTGCAAGATAGACAAATGCCAATCACAAACTTTGGTAGCACTTGGGAAGAAAACCAAATGCAGTTTAGTGATGAGCTAAAAATCACCCAAACTTATGCAAATAACTCAACCTCTCTTTATGGAGCGTTTTTTTCAATATAGTGATTTTAGACATCATTTTGTCAAAGATAGCACTAGGCTAGGCGATAATAACGCGCTAAAAAACTTTGCGTTAGCAATTTTTAGCGACCACAAAATCATTTTGCCAGCAAACTTTGAGATAAGTCTAGGTGTGCGCTACCAATACAACAATAACCACATAAACTACACAAAAGGCGCGACAAGCACCAATAGCGTAAATAGCTTCTCTAGCAAAGTAGATTTTCACAATTACAGCCTAAGAAGTGCACTGTCATACAATCTCTTTAATGACCATAAATTTTACATTTCTGCTTCGCGTGGGTTTAAAACAGGTGGATTCCCAAATGCGATTTTTTCTCAAGGTTATAGCAATTATTTTAAGCCAGAGACAAACTACACCGCAGAAATCGGCTACAAGGGATTTTTTTGGCAAGATAGAATCTATATAAATGCGGATTATTTTTTACTCTACACGAAAAATCAACAATGGAATGTGTTAATCAATGATACCCCACCTCTTAGTGCGATAGGAAATCTAGGCAATCAAATCTCGCACGGATTTGAGTTTGAGGGGAAATTATACTTTTTGCGTGATAGCTTTTTTATGCTAAATTTTGCCTACATTGATGCAAGATATGCCAAAGGCACACGCGTGCCACGCACAGGGCAAAATTTGGGCGGAATGCAAGTGCAGTTTTTGCCAAAATTTAGCCTAAATGCAAACATAGATACGATTATTTGGCGTAGCAAAATAGCAAATATTTTTCTAAATGCCTCTCTATCGTTTTATTCTCGTATATATTTTTCTGAAACGCATAAATATTCTCAAGCACCTTACGCGCTGTTTAATTTCGGTGCAAGGGCAGAATTTAGCAAGTATCTAACACTCTCACTAAGCGTGATGAATGCGACAAATACATTGTATGATTCCTATGGATACCTCACAACAGCAGGAGCGCGACAACACCAAATAGGAAAGCTAAGAAGCATAAGTGCAACACTTAGTGCGAAGTTTTAGCTACTTTAATATTTGCAAAAAACGACAAAACACAACGCAAAATGAAAAAGCTAAAAAATATTGTCAAAAAACACCGCTCCAAACTTTTGGCATTGCATATTTATATTAGTTTATTTTTTATTCCATTGGCACTAATGTATAAAATCACGGGAATCGTGTGTATATTTGGGTATTTTGGTGGAGTAGATAGGCAAGTGGTGGTATTAGATGAATTACAAAGGGCATATTTGCAAGGATTTGACTTCCCGCTTGGGATACAATCTAAACCTAGCCAAAGAGAATCCGCTAGGGCGCAGATTTTGGCACTTTTGGCACAATCCCAAAACATAAACCAAAATCTAGCTATTCCATTTAGCACCCAAATCAAAGATTCTAGGGATAAAAATAGCTTCATACTTGGTGGGACAAATCATAGCATTGAGATTGTAAAATCTAATCCTAGCGAAATCATCATCTATCGTAATGATTTTTTGGCAAATCTTATGGCATTGCATTTTAATCGCGCTGGATTTTGGTTTGGTGCGCTATCGTTTTGCTTTGTAGTGTTTATGGGGATTACTTACATTACAGGGCTTTTAATGTGCGATTTTAAGCACAATGGCAAAAAATATACACTTACTATGCTGCTAGGTTTTGTCATAAGTGCGACACTAGGAGTGTATGGATTGGTATAATGCACCACCACAAAGGCAATGACAATTAAGGCAGAACAAGGGCAAAGGATAAAGCAAAATCTAAAAACGCTTGGCACAAATTTGTAAGCGTTTTTAGATTTTGTGAAAAAATAGTGTAAAATACAGCTTTTTTAAGATTTAATTTCAAAGCAAAATAACTAAGCAAAAAAAATAAAAGCAATAGGGCGAAAAGCACTCAAAATGCAAAATAAGGACTTGGTATGCAAAACAAAAATCACCCACAAACCAAAAAAGAAGCGATGATAAGCAAAATCAAGCAAGCAAAGGGATTAAAGAAATTTTGGCTTTTTATCGTGTTTGGGGCATTGCTTTTTCTAAGCGGTAACTCTATGGCAAATCCACCCAAATGGTTTCTAACCCCAAAAAGTGCTAGCGACACACTCTATGGACTAGGAATGGGAGATAGCCTAGCAAAAGCAAAAGCGCAAGCTGCAAATGATTTGGCTCAAAGCGTGCAAACCCAAGTAAAATCAAACATAAACATAACAAATAGTGCGATAAATGATAGCTTTGATTCTAGTATGGAGCAAAATATCTCTCTTAGCACAGCGATGCTAGATTTGCAAAATCTAAAAATCACGCAAAAATCTCACTCAAAAGGCACATACTATGTCGAAGTCGCTATCGCCAAAAAAGACATAGCAATGCCGATAAAAGCGCGACTAGAGCAAGGGCTAGATAGGCTAGAATCTCTGCCAAAAACTTGTGCTAGTCTAAGCCTAAAAGATTTTGCTTCCTTGCAAAAAGAGCTAAAAAACGCTAGAGAATCTAGTGCTATTTTGCGGGCTTTGGGCTTTGTGGGAGCGGATTTTGAGGCGTTTGAGGAGCTACAAAAAGCAAATGCACCAAAGCCAAAGCTAAAAGTAGAGATAAACTCTCAAGGCGAAAAATCTTTGCAAAGCGATAAGTCTGTATTTTTAGGAGAGATAGCGAAATTTGCTCGTATCACAGATGAGCCAAATACTCACAAACTAGAGATTGAAGCTACTCTATCAGGTGAGGGCAAAAGCACGAGGATAGAGCTAAAAACTGTGATGAAAGATTGCGCAGACAATGTGGTGTGGGAAACAAATTTTAGCGAAACCCAAGCAAATAAAAATCAAGCTATAAAACGCGCGGGTATCGTGCTGTATAAGAGGCTTTTAGATTTTAGTGGTGGCACACAAAGCGGGATTCCTAAAATCTAGCCAAAATCTAAAACTTGATTTTGCTTTTTTTCCTTAGGCGTTGGCTTGATTTTGTAAAGTGCAGGTTTAAATGCGGGTTTTAAAAGCGTGCAAAAACACACAAAATCACACCAAAATACACAAAAGACAAAGCACAATCAAAA
This genomic stretch from Helicobacter macacae MIT 99-5501 harbors:
- a CDS encoding citrate synthase, producing MGTITLTNNETKQSYDFDLIECTRGPKAINFSKLFETTGIFSYDPGYGSTAGCTSTISYVNGKDGELLYRGQAIQDLVEKYKFTDICKLLISGELPKDKAQSAEFDLELRHRSFLHERLKGIFSVFPDAAHPMATLCALVSVLATLYHDHKEMDDEDDYQTMANRIIAKIPTMIAFCYRNSVGAPFIDPDVSKSYVENFLYMLRAYPHGRFKHTTKGELETTPLEVEALDKILILHADHGQNASTTTVRNVASTGVHPYAAIASGINALWGPAHGGANEAVLTQLAQIGDVKNVEKFVAKAKDKNDPFRLMGFGHRVYKSYDPRAKAIKSLKNELDKKGIKMNAKLSDIAERLEEVALSDDYFKERGLYPNVDFYSGIILTALKIPTTLFTPIFVLGRMPGWCAQLIEHIKNPHARITRPRQVYQGK
- a CDS encoding CheB methylesterase domain-containing protein codes for the protein MIESPKIKNLQEKLHPDAFLKSQPSPIGREKLVVIGSSTGGPQALEVVLSALPAGANLPPILIVQHTQEGFSKSLALRLDTKSKITVSELDKKEILKHDCAYIAKAGMQLKIGCEAGKYYASPCEGPRISRHLPSVDILFRAANNAAGRSALGIILTGMGDDGSIGIKELHKNGAYTIAQDEATCTVFGMPKQAIEAGAVDEVVALQNIAGKIIAYAEDRLPHKKKIEIDDESNEYHI
- a CDS encoding CheR family methyltransferase, with translation MQPDDIVKSFRKIQSYLYELTGIHLENNSKQTMMKNRLDSLTRNPIFSHAQSVQDILDIASQNAQARQLFINAFTTNKTDFFREKVHFQDMLDRAMPQLFNSHFRIKIYCAASSTGEEPYSIAATALYAKEIYRSSSDIEIIATDIDTKVLQLAKEGIFTFNPKLHLPNWVNMEKYFDTICENPNGTLQIQAKPELKSMLKFQNLNLFDEKYPFGKNDFDIIFCRNILIYFKIADQEKILHKLFAHLKMGGTFYLGHAEDLLGLKDKVERLGNKTYIKIKE
- the luxS gene encoding S-ribosylhomocysteine lyase gives rise to the protein MPLLDSFKVDHTIMPAPAVRLAKTMETPKGDKVCVFDLRFCKPNEEILSERGIHTLEHLFAGFMREHLNTPNVEIIDISPMGCRTGFYMSVIGTPSDESVKEAWEASMKDILRTDKIPEANKFQCGTYQMHSLKEAQDIANDTLNKGIGIMDTQKLLLKEFA
- a CDS encoding TolC family protein, whose translation is MRFLGFLRFCSALGEMLLALAVLGFVALEFGACAKPYNSERVGKEISLGENLRNTLKGEVALPHTNAKKDSTKQDVSAQKSDNGLDYVESLLFLINDNRLKSLLQTALQNNTNILTLTSQIAQARESLGLANANMLPKLSFNMGHNFSSGNYSRYQINYNQNTLNANLSLSWEIDLFGKLNSLRKSQKYQYLATISNLEAAKVSLIGEIATNYYTLIKTHNARLRAEQILQNNERILSLSREKYELGLLDISTLSPLVSSLSTAKSNLNALKLQEEQTRNALLVLLNSLDSAILDEIIQSEEVVEFSEAKIPIISELPQEILLNREDVKSSIATLNAQIMLKDSKKAALFPTISLGGSLGQILYSTRGAGSLIWQITSSLTAPLLNRATLTKDYKIQKESTKQAYYTLENTLRTALGEVENALTQVNTAKDSLKAQMQSFAISKELIDTAHNSYTLGMQNEDTYLSQENTFLNAYQSLDEAKFAQVNAIIVLYKAFGGKLTSPNIPNALSSNEVVQNTQ
- a CDS encoding TonB-dependent receptor plug domain-containing protein; translation: MQDFTQNNSAKNDSTKNDSTKEVDKEVDLADSALGQTTTDTNHNLQNPHLSDDFIRAPKNDSKNDNIETHTLERVTTYSTAKSQREIFDENNNIASVSGEALQKLNIQNSKDLSQVFSGLYITNSGGSAYPSITFRGLHTSYYYSPSMRLYVDGVPQDIFFINQELLDVENVEIFKGMSGTLYGENAQAGIISINSNFISNKTKATLSTTFGNLDRTVMGSASGSIIKDKLYAKLSFKHSDFLGQVKDSQTGAKADTSSSNLARASLSYDDGKYYAGLDYFFDKSTNHDFFYLSDSELTSKDNLTHNFGTYGVPSIYRTIQTYALKAGYQSENINLRNVFSVQDRQMPITNFGSTWEENQMQFSDELKITQTYANNSTSLYGAFFSI
- a CDS encoding TonB-dependent receptor domain-containing protein, with the protein product MERFFQYSDFRHHFVKDSTRLGDNNALKNFALAIFSDHKIILPANFEISLGVRYQYNNNHINYTKGATSTNSVNSFSSKVDFHNYSLRSALSYNLFNDHKFYISASRGFKTGGFPNAIFSQGYSNYFKPETNYTAEIGYKGFFWQDRIYINADYFLLYTKNQQWNVLINDTPPLSAIGNLGNQISHGFEFEGKLYFLRDSFFMLNFAYIDARYAKGTRVPRTGQNLGGMQVQFLPKFSLNANIDTIIWRSKIANIFLNASLSFYSRIYFSETHKYSQAPYALFNFGARAEFSKYLTLSLSVMNATNTLYDSYGYLTTAGARQHQIGKLRSISATLSAKF
- a CDS encoding LPP20 family lipoprotein, which translates into the protein MQNKNHPQTKKEAMISKIKQAKGLKKFWLFIVFGALLFLSGNSMANPPKWFLTPKSASDTLYGLGMGDSLAKAKAQAANDLAQSVQTQVKSNINITNSAINDSFDSSMEQNISLSTAMLDLQNLKITQKSHSKGTYYVEVAIAKKDIAMPIKARLEQGLDRLESLPKTCASLSLKDFASLQKELKNARESSAILRALGFVGADFEAFEELQKANAPKPKLKVEINSQGEKSLQSDKSVFLGEIAKFARITDEPNTHKLEIEATLSGEGKSTRIELKTVMKDCADNVVWETNFSETQANKNQAIKRAGIVLYKRLLDFSGGTQSGIPKI